A stretch of the Lolium perenne isolate Kyuss_39 chromosome 3, Kyuss_2.0, whole genome shotgun sequence genome encodes the following:
- the LOC127344725 gene encoding probable metal-nicotianamine transporter YSL18, which yields MFNLRDQRRESMESIGDPREGPSTERAFEDQPLPPWWQQVTLRAVVASLALGMVFSGVMMNLVFTSGIIPTLNISAGLLGFFLLRAWTRLLDQLGVSYSPFTRHENAVVQTCVVACASMTYSGGFGSYLLAMDHRTAEKINTGEFVGKNVSEPTFPRMMAYYFLVSFVGLLAIVPMRKTMIIRHRLTFPSGSATAHLINSFHTPNGAMQAKKQVSLMIRSCLGSLFMSIFQWFYTGGPHCGLTAFPSFGLQAFNRGFYINLNGTYVGVGMISPYLINISMLVGAIISWGVMWPYIETKKGSWYAADLQENSLRGINGYKVFGAIGMILGDGIFQLVVILVKTLQTMRNHQREAAETLRSFSDVDAIPRNVLSFDDRRRTQVFLREHIPSTFAVCGYAVLASLSTVAIPHIYSQVRYYHVATAYLFAPLLAFCNAYGTGVAETNFSAQYNKLVILLFASWIGIKNGGVVGSLVICGIVSSIVSTASDFMSDFKTGYLTLTSPRALFVSQVVGTGIGCIINPAIFTVFHHFYEDMGNKIYQVPLAKIYRAIAVLGVGDLELPRHCLAMSVSFFALALVVCALREVAAHCRWRAQHYIPSITGMAMSFLLVPAVAIDMCVGSLILYLWARTDKDGAQVFGPVLASGLICGDGLFSIPYALLARYDVTPPICIRFVAREQNEKLDAYLATVLPKSR from the exons ATGTTTAACCTGCGGGATCAACGAAGAGAATCAATGGAGTCTATCGGCGACCCAAGGGAGGGGCCGTCGACGGAGCGGGCGTTCGAGGATCAGCCGCTCCCGCCATGGTGGCAGCAGGTGACGCTGCGCGCCGTGGTGGCGAGCCTGGCGCTGGGCATGGTCTTCAGCGGCGTCATGATGAACCTGGTGTTCACGTCCGGGATCATCCCCACGCTCAACATCTCCGCCGGCCTGctcggcttcttcctcctcagggcGTGGACGCGCCTGCTCGACCAGCTCGGCGTGTCCTACAGCCCCTTCACCCGCCACGAGAACGCCGTCGTCCAGACCTGCGTCGTCGCCTGCGCCAGCATGACGTACAGCG GGGGATTCGGGTCGTATTTGCTGGCCATGGACCATAGGACGGCGGAGAAAATTAACACCGGAGAATTCGTCGGGAAGAACGTCAGCGAGCCGACGTTCCCTCGGATGATGGCATACTACTTCCTTGTCAGCTTCGTCGGCCTTCTCGCTATTGTCCCAATGAGGAAG ACGATGATCATCCGCCACCGGTTGACGTTTCCAAGCGGCTCGGCTACGGCTCACCTCATCAACAGCTTCCATACCCCTAATGGAGCGATGCAAGCAAA GAAGCAAGTGTCGCTCATGATCCGGTCGTGCCTGGGAAGCTTGTTCATGTCCATTTTCCAGTGGTTCTACACCGGAGGACCTCATTGTGGCCTCACCGCCTTCCCGTCGTTTGGGCTACAAGCCTTCAATCGTGG CTTCTACATCAATTTGAATGGAACATACGTGGGTGTCGGCATGATCAGCCCTTACCTGATAAACATCTCCATGCTCGTTGGGGCCATCATCTCCTGGGGGGTCATGTGGCCGTACATCGAAACTAAAAAGGGCAGCTGGTATGCCGCCGATCTCCAGGAAAACAGTTTACGGGGCATCAACGGGTACAAG GTGTTTGGTGCCATAGGCATGATTCTTGGCGATGGCATCTTCCAGCTTGTGGTGATCTTGGTGAAGACCCTGCAGACCATGCGCAACCACCAGCGGGAGGCTGCGGAAACGCTGAGGTCCTTCTCCGACGTGGACGCCATTCCACGCAACGTGCTCAGCTTCGACGACCGCCGCAGGACGCAGGTGTTCCTCCGGGAACACATCCCGAGCACCTTCGCCGTCTGCGGCTACGCCGTCCTGGCGTCGCTGTCCACCGTCGCCATCCCGCACATCTACAGCCAGGTGCGCTACTACCACGTCGCCACCGCGTACCTGTTCGCGCCCCTCCTGGCCTTCTGCAACGCCTACGGCACGGGCGTCGCCGAGACCAACTTCTCGGCGCAGTACAACAAGCTGGTCATCCTGCTGTTCGCGTCGTGGATCGGCATCAAGAACGGCGGGGTCGTGGGGAGCCTCGTCATCTGCGGCATCGTGTCGTCCATCGTCTCCACCGCCTCCGACTTCATGTCGGACTTCAAGACGGGGTACCTCACGCTCACCTCGCCGCGCGCGCTCTTCGTCAGCCAGGTCGTCGGCACCGGGATCGGCTGCATCATCAACCCGGCCATATTCACCGTGTTCCACCATTTCTACGAGGACATGGGGAACAAGATCTACCAGGTGCCGCTGGCCAAGATCTACCGCGCCATCGCCGTGCTCGGCGTCGGCGACCTCGAGCTGCCCAGACACTGCCTTGCCATGAGCGTCTCCTTCTTCGCCCTGGCGCTGGTCGTCTGCGCGCTGCGGGAGGTGGCCGCGCACTGCAGGTGGCGCGCGCAGCACTACATCCCGAGCAtcaccggcatggccatgtcgttCCTGCTGGTCCCGGCGGTGGCCATCGACATGTGCGTGGGGAGTCTCATACTCTACCTGTGGGCTAGAACGGACAAGGACGGCGCGCAGGTGTTCGGGCCGGTGCTCGCGTCCGGGCTCATATGCGGGGACGGCCTCTTCTCCATCCCCTACGCGCTGCTCGCCAGATACGACGTCACGCCGCCCATTTGCATAAGGTTTGTGGCTCGAGAACAAAACGAGAAGCTGGACGCGTACCTTGCCACTGTACTTCCAAAATCCCGATGA
- the LOC127344727 gene encoding uncharacterized protein, with protein MAIAGDSTAEQAPDTVPHEPPEESSGSPDQPDHGEVDFEEEDGDAEELDGPAAYEERERAVLRRLYGEPVGIRVHDIIIEGNFKTRDELIEAEVADLLRSAGTVQDLVRASTLASALLRRLDVFESVCITLDAGPHELPGTANVLIQVVEAGTFGGFGFAYYSRAQARSGSLEGSLKLRNLFGYGDIWKASGAYGWHQSPELGIGVCLPRLKSIPTPLTARASVLSQDWLELSSYKERLLGLSFGLLSTRHHDLSYDLTGRTLSDPSQMASKSVRRQLGHNLLSALRYTYKIDQRDSELRPTKGYAFVSTSQLGGLWDRKGLRFFRQEFDVRGAVPFGFYNAALNLGISAGVILPLGRGFMELSSPVPDRFYLGGRSSPVCSLGRLSSLLGFETRGVGPSEPRRFVPSGSATDDSAASPGRDYLGGDLAVSAFADLSFDLPIKLFKDTGIHGHAFLSAGNLAKLSESEYKNFSFPEFWRTFRSSAGIGIVLPTNLFRLEINYCYILKKREHDRGETGIQFSISLP; from the exons ATGGCGATTGCCGGGGATTCCACCGCCGAGCAAGCCCCGGACACCGTTCCCCACGAGCCCCCGGAGGAATCCAGCGGGTCCCCGGACCAGCCTGACCATGGTGAGGTCGATttcgaggaggaggacggcgaCGCGGAGGAGCTGGACGGGCCGGCGGCGTACGAGGAGAGGGAGCGGGCCGTGCTCCGTCGCCTGTACGGCGAGCCGGTCGGCATCCGCGTCCACGACATCATCATCGAGGGAAATTTCAAGACCCGCGACGAGCTCATCGAGGCGGAGGTCGCCGACCTCCTCCGCTCCGCCGGCACCGTGCAGGACCTGGTGCGTGCCTCCACCCTTGCCAGCGCGCTGCTGCGCCGCCTCGACGTGTTCGAATCCGTCTGCATCACCCTCGACGCCGGCCCGCACGAGTTGCCTGGCACCGCTAACGTCCTCATCCAAGTCGTGGAGGCGGGCACCTTCGGTGGATTTGGCTTCGCCTACTACTCCAGAGCACAG GCAAGATCAGGGTCACTCGAAGGGTCGCTCAAATTGAGGAACCTGTTTGGTTATGGGGACATCTGGAAAGCTTCAGGAGCATATGGATGGCATCAGTCACCAGAGCTAGGCATTGGAGTGTGCCTTCCAAGATTGAAATCTATACCAACACCCTTGACAGCTCGGGCATCAGTACTTTCCCAAGATTGGCTGGAACTTTCATCATACAAGGAGCGTCTGCTTGGCCTTTCATTTGGCTTACTTTCAACCAGGCACCATGATTTGTCTTACGATCTGACAGGGCGTACCTTAAGTGATCCCTCACAAATGGCATCAAAGTCCGTAAGAAGGCAGTTAGGACACAATCTGCTTTCTGCATtgagatatacatataaaatagaTCAAAGGGATTCAGAACTCCGGCCGACAAAAGGATATGCATTTGTCTCAACTTCTCAACTTGGCGGTTTATGGGACAGAAAAGGACTAAGATTCTTCCGCCAG GAGTTTGATGTTCGTGGGGCTGTTCCATTTGGATTTTACAACGCTGCCCTGAATCTTGGCATATCAGCAGGGGTGATTCTACCATTGGGCAGAGGATTTATGGAATTATCTTCACCTGTCCCTGATAGATTTTACCTTGGAGGCCGTTCTTCTCCCGTATGCAGCCTTGGTAGGCTATCATCTCTGCTGGGTTTCGAAACAAGAGGAGTTGGCCCATCAGAACCACGGAGGTTTGTCCCAAGCGGCTCTGCTACAGACGATTCTGCTGCCTCTCCAGGGAGGGATTACTTGGGAGGTGATCTTGCTGTATCTGCCTTTGCTGATCTGTCCTTTGATTTGCCTATAAAGCTGTTCAAAGATACTGGAATACATGGTCATGCATTTCTTTCTGCTGGAAATCTTGCCAAGTTGTCTGAGAGTGAGTATAAGAATTTTTCATTTCCCGAGTTTTGGCGGACATTCAGAAGCTCTGCTGGTATTGGCATTGTACTGCCAACCAACCTTTTCCGGCTGGAG ATAAATTACTGTTATATTTTGAAGAAACGTGAGCATGATCGTGGAGAGACTGGAATTCAGTTTAGTATCTCTCTACCGTAA